One segment of Schistocerca nitens isolate TAMUIC-IGC-003100 chromosome 3, iqSchNite1.1, whole genome shotgun sequence DNA contains the following:
- the LOC126248220 gene encoding protein obstructor-E-like: protein MTFPASSLFVVALLLAGGSEAQKSRDQEDPCKVKSRVVGDVTYCDRYWECVNGQPELYDCPNGLVFAGKHRGVTEGCDYPWRSNYCDGKQLANPPISTEHCDWLYGIFGHETSCTRYWTCWNGTSTEQLCIGGLLYNEDTHSCDWPDNVDGCQKHPLCNEDANGNVPLGKSCNRYWQCQGGYPRLQRCPAMLVFDRRSLRCVVPPTEDCDVPTTQAPPPEELDDRNVPGPARGREQPLDLPPGALPVPLRPRPRN from the exons GAGGCAGCGAGGCGCAGAAATCGCGTGACCAGGAAGACCCATGCAAAGTGAAGTCGCGCGTCGTAGGCGACGTGACGTACTGCGACCGCTACTGGGAGTGCGTCAACGGCCAGCCGGAACTCTACGACTGCCCCAACGGACTGGTGTTCGCGGGCAAGCACCGCGGCGTCACCGAGGGATGCGACTACCCCTGGCGTTCCAACTACTGTGACGGCAAGCAGCTAGCTA ACCCACCCATCTCCAcggagcactgtgattggctgtaCGGCATCTTCGGGCACGAGACGTCTTGCACGCGCTACTGGACGTGCTGGAACGGCACCTCCACCGAGCAGCTCTGCATCGGCGGCCTTCTCTACAATGAGGACACGCATTCCTGCGACTGGCCCGACAACGTCGACGGCTGCCAGAAGCACC cGCTGTGTAACGAGGACGCGAACGGCAACGTGCCGCTGGGCAAGTCGTGCAACCGGTACTGGCAGTGCCAGGGCGGCTACCCGCGGCTGCAGCGCTGCCCGGCCATGCTGGTGTTCGACCGGCGGTCGCTGCGCTGCGTGGTGCCGCCCACGGAGGACTGCGACGTGCCCACGACGCAGGCGCCGCCGCCAGAGGAGCTGGACGACCGCAACGTGCCGGGCCCGGCACGCGGCcgggagcagccgctcgacctgcCGCCCGGAGCTCTGCCCGTCCCGCTGCGGCCGCGCCCGCGCAACTAG